A stretch of the Streptomyces venezuelae genome encodes the following:
- the ngcE gene encoding N-acetylglucosamine/diacetylchitobiose ABC transporter substrate-binding protein, with amino-acid sequence MSMASTGEGLGRRDLIKRSAALGLITVPTAGFLSACASGGGEGTTKGPDKAPVTKENPFGVAKGGKLDVVIFKGGFGDDYAKAWEAAFDKKWGTTSTHLGTQEITSKLQPRFNNNTPPDVVDDSGAQRIKLDVLFKANQLADLTPVLEAPCLDDPTRKVRDVLIPGTVEQGTQGGKFVALNYVYTVFGFWYSGKLFKEKGWTPPKTWDEFLAVCTKAKEAGIGGLAHQGKHPYYINVVIMDLIAKKGGLEAMKAIDNLEPNAFDGSAAALEAVEAVYEVVEKGLLMPGTNGLNHTESQTAWNQYKAAFIPSGSWLENEQLKQTPDDFDMQFLPVPVLAGSKLPFEAIRAGAGEPFIVPDKAANKPAGLEFIRSMLSREWSTLFAQQANSLTVVKDGVDPNVKLRPGTQSAVTALKSAGENTFNYLYPDWYSEMDTAIQDASNELMAKRIQPKEWIKRAQAAVNKAAQDPNAKNNRRS; translated from the coding sequence ATGAGCATGGCATCCACCGGTGAGGGCCTCGGCCGCCGTGACCTGATCAAGCGCTCCGCGGCACTCGGACTGATCACCGTGCCGACGGCGGGCTTCCTGTCCGCCTGCGCCTCCGGCGGCGGGGAGGGCACCACCAAGGGACCGGACAAGGCTCCGGTCACCAAGGAAAACCCGTTCGGCGTCGCCAAGGGCGGCAAACTGGACGTGGTGATCTTCAAGGGCGGATTCGGCGACGACTACGCCAAGGCCTGGGAGGCCGCGTTCGACAAGAAGTGGGGCACCACCAGCACCCACCTCGGCACCCAGGAGATCACCTCCAAGCTCCAGCCCCGCTTCAACAACAACACCCCGCCGGACGTGGTCGACGACTCCGGCGCCCAGCGGATCAAGCTGGACGTCCTGTTCAAGGCCAACCAGCTGGCCGACCTCACCCCGGTGCTGGAGGCCCCCTGCCTGGACGACCCGACCAGGAAGGTCCGCGACGTACTGATCCCCGGAACCGTCGAACAGGGCACCCAGGGCGGAAAGTTCGTCGCGCTCAACTACGTCTACACCGTCTTCGGCTTCTGGTACTCCGGCAAGCTCTTCAAGGAGAAGGGCTGGACCCCGCCGAAGACCTGGGACGAGTTCCTCGCGGTGTGCACCAAGGCGAAGGAAGCGGGCATCGGCGGCCTGGCCCACCAGGGCAAACACCCGTACTACATCAATGTCGTGATCATGGACCTGATCGCCAAGAAGGGCGGTCTGGAGGCCATGAAGGCCATCGACAACCTGGAGCCGAACGCCTTCGACGGCAGCGCCGCCGCCCTCGAAGCGGTCGAGGCGGTCTACGAGGTGGTCGAGAAGGGCCTGCTCATGCCCGGCACCAACGGCCTCAACCACACGGAGTCGCAGACCGCCTGGAACCAGTACAAGGCAGCCTTCATCCCCTCCGGCTCCTGGCTGGAGAACGAGCAGCTCAAGCAGACCCCGGACGACTTCGACATGCAGTTCCTCCCCGTGCCCGTGCTGGCCGGCAGCAAGCTGCCCTTCGAGGCCATCCGGGCCGGCGCCGGCGAGCCCTTCATCGTCCCGGACAAGGCCGCCAACAAGCCCGCCGGCCTGGAGTTCATCCGTTCGATGCTGTCCCGCGAATGGTCGACCCTCTTCGCCCAGCAGGCGAACTCGCTCACCGTGGTCAAGGACGGTGTGGACCCGAACGTGAAGCTGCGCCCAGGCACCCAGTCGGCGGTCACCGCCCTGAAGTCGGCCGGCGAGAACACGTTCAACTACCTGTACCCCGACTGGTACAGCGAAATGGACACCGCCATCCAGGACGCGTCCAATGAACTGATGGCCAAGCGGATCCAGCCGAAGGAGTGGATCAAGCGGGCCCAGGCTGCGGTAAACAAGGCGGCACAGGACCCGAACGCCAAGAACAACCGCCGCAGCTGA
- the mgtA gene encoding magnesium-translocating P-type ATPase: protein MTMLTPRTPTKLAPPGRTRRERKAAELEARTRLVAELLAETSARSGVQVLQSVDASHNGLTRSEAALRLERHGPNTVARERAPHWLVQLGKAFWNPFIGVLVFLAAIMFWQDPADEGVIILSVMVAVSGLLRFWQEHRSGRAADALKKLVTTTCAVQRRAGSGSLTTTLEVPMDQVVPGDVVKLAAGDLIPADLRLITSKDLMVSQAALSGESLPVAKADLPPRFPDGAPAEDLGRQGTDDPVEAANLCLMGTSVTSGTATGVVVATGADTYFGSMAGSLVGERPQTNFDTGVRKVSFLLIRFMLVMVPVVFMINGITKGDWDEAFLFGIAVAVGLTPEMLPMVVSANLARGAVAMSKRKVVVKRLNAIQNLGAMDVLCTDKTGTLTEDRIVLDRYLDVHGKEDNEVLEYGYLNAHFQTGLRNLMDQAVIDRVNEAEEVVVDARFSMVDEIPFDFARRRMSVVLNRNSVLGNVGRPEHIMITKGAVEEVLDLCTHMTDRGETVELTEQLRWHVTRIAEDNNRQGLRVLAVATRTIATPRDTYSVADEDRLTLVGFLAFLDPPKADAARALTGLADKGIAVKVITGDNDLVAARVCADVGIQVGHVALGADVDALDDTELRALAARTTVFAKVNPVQKARIVRALQADGHTVGFLGDGINDAAALRDADVGISVDTAVDIAKESADIILLEKDLTVLEQGVVQGRTTFGNTIKYIKMTASSNFGNVFSVLVASAFIPFQPMLAIMLLLQNLVYDIAQLATPWDRMDEEYLRKPRNWDAKGILRFMVTIGPVSSIFDIAMFLIMWNVFGANSESAQSLFQSGWFVEGLLSQTLVVHMIRTRKIPFIQSRASWPVMVMTVLAVLTGLWLPFSPLAPSLGFVALPASYFPWLIGVLLAYCTLTQLVKTWYIRRFNTWL, encoded by the coding sequence ATGACCATGCTCACCCCCCGTACCCCCACCAAGCTCGCACCGCCGGGCCGGACCCGCCGCGAGCGCAAGGCCGCCGAACTGGAGGCCCGCACCCGGCTCGTCGCCGAGCTCCTCGCCGAGACCAGCGCCCGCTCGGGCGTTCAGGTCCTGCAGTCCGTCGACGCCTCGCACAACGGCCTCACCCGGAGCGAGGCCGCGCTGCGCCTGGAGCGCCACGGCCCCAATACGGTCGCCCGGGAGCGGGCGCCCCACTGGCTCGTGCAGCTGGGCAAGGCCTTCTGGAACCCCTTCATCGGGGTCCTGGTCTTCCTGGCCGCGATCATGTTCTGGCAGGACCCGGCGGACGAGGGCGTCATCATCCTCTCCGTGATGGTGGCGGTCAGCGGACTGCTGCGGTTCTGGCAGGAGCACCGCTCCGGCCGCGCCGCCGACGCGCTGAAGAAGCTGGTGACCACCACCTGCGCGGTGCAGCGCCGGGCCGGCAGCGGATCCCTGACCACCACCCTCGAGGTGCCGATGGACCAGGTGGTCCCCGGCGATGTGGTCAAGCTGGCCGCCGGCGACCTGATCCCGGCCGACCTGCGGCTCATCACCTCCAAGGACCTGATGGTCAGCCAGGCCGCGCTGTCCGGGGAGTCCCTGCCGGTCGCCAAGGCCGACCTGCCGCCCCGCTTCCCCGACGGGGCCCCCGCCGAGGACCTGGGCCGGCAGGGGACCGACGACCCGGTCGAGGCCGCCAACCTCTGCCTGATGGGCACCTCGGTGACCTCCGGCACCGCCACCGGTGTGGTGGTCGCCACCGGCGCCGACACCTACTTCGGCTCGATGGCCGGCTCGCTGGTCGGCGAACGCCCGCAGACCAACTTCGACACCGGTGTGCGCAAGGTCAGCTTCCTGCTGATCCGCTTCATGCTGGTGATGGTCCCGGTGGTCTTCATGATCAACGGCATCACCAAGGGCGACTGGGACGAGGCCTTCCTCTTCGGCATCGCCGTCGCCGTCGGCCTGACCCCCGAGATGCTGCCGATGGTCGTCTCCGCCAACCTGGCGCGCGGCGCGGTCGCCATGTCCAAGCGCAAGGTGGTCGTCAAGCGGCTCAACGCGATCCAGAACCTGGGCGCGATGGACGTCCTGTGCACGGACAAGACCGGCACCCTCACCGAGGACCGGATCGTCCTGGACCGCTACCTGGACGTGCACGGCAAGGAGGACAACGAGGTCCTGGAGTACGGCTACCTCAACGCGCACTTCCAGACCGGTCTGCGGAACCTGATGGACCAGGCGGTCATCGACCGCGTCAACGAGGCCGAGGAGGTTGTCGTCGACGCACGGTTCTCGATGGTCGACGAGATCCCCTTCGACTTCGCCCGGCGCCGCATGTCCGTGGTCCTGAACCGCAACTCCGTCCTGGGCAACGTCGGCCGCCCCGAGCACATCATGATCACCAAGGGTGCCGTCGAGGAGGTCCTGGACCTCTGCACGCACATGACGGACCGCGGCGAGACGGTCGAGCTGACCGAGCAGCTGCGCTGGCACGTCACCCGGATCGCCGAGGACAACAACCGGCAGGGCCTGCGGGTCCTCGCCGTGGCCACCCGTACGATCGCCACCCCGCGCGACACCTACTCGGTCGCCGACGAGGACCGGCTGACCCTGGTCGGCTTCCTCGCCTTCCTCGACCCGCCGAAGGCCGACGCCGCCCGGGCCCTGACGGGCCTGGCCGACAAGGGCATCGCGGTGAAGGTGATCACCGGTGACAACGACCTGGTGGCCGCCCGGGTCTGCGCCGACGTCGGCATCCAGGTCGGACATGTGGCGCTCGGCGCCGATGTCGACGCGCTCGACGACACGGAACTGCGCGCGCTGGCCGCCCGTACGACGGTCTTCGCCAAGGTCAACCCGGTCCAGAAGGCCAGGATCGTCCGGGCCCTGCAGGCCGACGGGCACACGGTCGGGTTTCTCGGGGACGGCATCAACGACGCCGCCGCGCTGCGCGACGCCGATGTCGGCATCTCGGTGGACACCGCCGTCGACATCGCCAAGGAGTCGGCGGACATCATCCTGCTGGAGAAGGACCTGACCGTCCTGGAGCAGGGGGTCGTCCAGGGCCGGACCACCTTCGGCAACACGATCAAGTACATCAAGATGACCGCGTCGTCGAACTTCGGCAATGTCTTCTCGGTGCTGGTGGCGAGCGCGTTCATCCCCTTCCAGCCGATGCTGGCGATCATGCTGCTGCTGCAGAACCTGGTCTACGACATCGCGCAGCTGGCGACCCCGTGGGACCGGATGGACGAGGAGTACCTGCGCAAGCCGCGCAACTGGGACGCCAAGGGCATCCTCCGCTTCATGGTCACCATCGGCCCGGTCAGTTCCATCTTCGACATCGCGATGTTCCTGATCATGTGGAACGTGTTCGGTGCCAACAGCGAGAGCGCCCAGTCCCTCTTCCAGTCCGGCTGGTTCGTCGAGGGCCTGCTCTCGCAGACCCTGGTCGTCCACATGATCCGTACCCGGAAGATCCCGTTCATCCAGTCCCGCGCCTCCTGGCCGGTGATGGTGATGACCGTTCTCGCGGTGCTGACCGGCCTGTGGCTGCCGTTCTCCCCGCTGGCCCCCTCGCTGGGCTTCGTCGCCCTCCCGGCCTCGTACTTCCCGTGGCTGATCGGCGTCCTCCTGGCGTACTGCACCCTCACCCAGCTGGTGAAGACCTGGTACATCCGCCGGTTCAACACCTGGCTGTAG
- a CDS encoding substrate-binding domain-containing protein: MRRAAVAVAATAMAASLAACGSAKEAGDKPKDSAAPVGDAIKVGLLLPENQTARYEKFDKPLIEKKVAELTGGKGEVLYANAKQDATTQNSQVETMITAKVNVLIVDAVDSKAIAGAVKKAKDAGIPVVAYDRLAEGPIDAYTSFDNEEVGKVQGKALLEALGDKAKSGQIVMMNGSVTDPNAALFKKGAHSQLDGKVTVGKEYDTKEWKPENANTNMAAAISALGKDKIVGVYSANDGMAGGIITALKAAGVDPLPPVTGQDAELAGVQRIVAGEQFMSVYKPYAPEAEAAAKLAVALAKNEDIKTIAQSTVDSPTTKGVPSVLIPVVSLTKANIADTVVRDNVYSVAEICTDKYKAACDAAGLK, encoded by the coding sequence ATGCGTAGAGCCGCCGTCGCCGTAGCCGCCACCGCAATGGCTGCCTCGCTCGCCGCCTGCGGGAGCGCCAAGGAGGCCGGCGACAAGCCGAAGGACTCCGCAGCGCCCGTGGGTGACGCGATCAAGGTCGGTCTGCTCCTGCCGGAGAACCAGACCGCGCGCTACGAGAAGTTCGACAAGCCGCTGATAGAGAAGAAGGTCGCCGAACTCACCGGTGGCAAGGGCGAGGTGCTCTACGCCAACGCCAAGCAGGACGCGACCACGCAGAACTCCCAGGTCGAGACGATGATCACCGCCAAGGTGAACGTCCTGATCGTGGACGCGGTGGACTCCAAGGCCATCGCCGGCGCGGTCAAGAAGGCCAAGGACGCCGGTATCCCGGTCGTCGCCTACGACCGCCTCGCCGAGGGTCCCATCGACGCCTACACCTCCTTCGACAACGAAGAGGTCGGCAAGGTCCAGGGCAAGGCCCTGCTCGAAGCCCTGGGCGACAAGGCCAAATCCGGCCAGATCGTCATGATGAACGGCTCGGTCACCGACCCGAACGCCGCGCTGTTCAAGAAGGGCGCGCACTCCCAGCTCGACGGCAAGGTCACCGTCGGCAAGGAGTACGACACCAAGGAATGGAAGCCGGAGAACGCCAACACCAACATGGCGGCGGCGATTTCGGCCCTCGGCAAGGACAAGATCGTCGGCGTCTACTCCGCCAACGACGGCATGGCCGGCGGCATCATCACCGCCCTCAAGGCGGCCGGCGTCGACCCGCTGCCCCCGGTCACCGGCCAGGACGCGGAACTCGCCGGTGTCCAGCGGATCGTGGCGGGCGAGCAGTTCATGAGCGTCTACAAGCCGTACGCGCCGGAGGCCGAAGCCGCCGCGAAGCTGGCCGTCGCCCTCGCCAAGAACGAGGACATCAAGACGATCGCCCAGTCCACCGTGGACAGCCCCACCACCAAGGGCGTTCCGTCCGTGCTGATCCCGGTGGTATCGCTGACCAAGGCCAACATCGCCGACACCGTGGTGCGCGACAACGTCTACTCGGTCGCCGAGATCTGCACCGACAAGTACAAGGCCGCCTGCGACGCCGCCGGCCTCAAGTAG
- a CDS encoding carbohydrate ABC transporter permease, translated as MTTVVKAPGESAAERNGGSGRSGERGNGGSEGLVLHVFSHGFLAVWAVLIVLPLIWLALGSFKTDVQIGGSALSWPSNWHFDAFGRAWTKGIGSYFANTLIVMVFSVPLTMLFGSMAAYVLARYPFPGNRFIYYFFVSGAMFPVFLALVPLFFMVRRLDMLNTYQGLILVYVAYSMPFTVFFMHSFFRTLPTAVHEAAVIDGASDTRIFFQVMLPMARPGLISVGIFNILGQWNQYILPSVLMQPQTGGDPERFMLTQGLIQLQYQMGYETDLPVLFAGVTIAMIPMLVVYLSFQRQIQAGLTSATLK; from the coding sequence ATGACCACAGTTGTCAAAGCCCCCGGGGAGTCCGCGGCCGAGCGGAACGGGGGCAGCGGTCGTTCCGGAGAGCGGGGGAACGGCGGCTCCGAGGGCCTGGTGCTCCACGTCTTCTCCCACGGCTTCCTCGCCGTCTGGGCCGTGCTGATCGTGCTGCCGCTGATCTGGCTGGCGCTCGGATCCTTCAAGACGGACGTGCAGATCGGCGGGTCCGCCCTGAGCTGGCCCTCGAACTGGCACTTCGACGCCTTCGGGCGGGCCTGGACCAAGGGCATCGGCAGCTACTTCGCCAACACCCTGATCGTGATGGTCTTCTCGGTCCCGCTGACCATGCTGTTCGGGTCGATGGCCGCGTACGTGCTGGCCCGCTACCCCTTCCCGGGGAACCGGTTCATCTACTACTTCTTCGTCAGCGGGGCGATGTTCCCGGTGTTCCTGGCGCTGGTCCCGCTGTTCTTCATGGTGCGCCGGCTCGACATGCTGAACACCTACCAGGGGCTGATCCTGGTCTATGTCGCCTACTCGATGCCCTTCACCGTCTTCTTCATGCACTCCTTCTTCCGCACCCTGCCGACGGCGGTGCACGAGGCGGCGGTGATCGACGGGGCCTCGGACACCCGGATCTTCTTCCAGGTGATGCTGCCGATGGCCCGGCCCGGCCTGATCAGCGTCGGGATCTTCAACATCCTGGGCCAGTGGAACCAGTACATCCTGCCCTCGGTACTGATGCAGCCGCAGACCGGAGGAGACCCCGAGCGCTTCATGCTCACCCAGGGCCTCATCCAGTTGCAGTACCAGATGGGCTACGAGACCGACTTGCCGGTGCTGTTCGCCGGCGTGACCATCGCGATGATCCCGATGCTGGTGGTCTACCTCTCCTTCCAGCGCCAGATCCAGGCCGGTCTCACCTCGGCCACCCTCAAGTAG
- a CDS encoding carbohydrate ABC transporter permease: protein MSQVAQGKGRAGFVVGFLFAPIALYLTFVIWPYVQTFGYSFTNWSGQSPTFDFVGLDNYLELAKDEVFRGALWHNLLLLVFVPVITILLALFFAFMLNAGGRSGAGGVQGVRGSGFYKIVYFFPQVLSLAILAVLFGAVYRSDEGGLLNGFLIRLGLVDRMQPIEWLNEPDLVLWCLLLVVVWHGVGFYLVLFSAAMQSVPKDIYEAALLDGAGRAQTFFRVTLPLLWDSVQTSAVYLGIAAMDMFVLVSTMTSGQFGGGPDHHSEVMATVLMRNFLYFGKSGYACAMGVVLLVLTMVLSVITLRATRRERIEF, encoded by the coding sequence ATGAGCCAAGTAGCCCAGGGCAAGGGACGGGCCGGCTTTGTCGTCGGCTTCCTCTTCGCGCCCATCGCGCTGTACCTGACCTTTGTGATCTGGCCTTACGTACAGACGTTCGGCTACTCCTTCACCAACTGGAGCGGCCAGTCCCCGACCTTCGACTTCGTCGGCCTGGACAACTACCTGGAACTGGCGAAGGACGAGGTCTTCCGGGGCGCGCTCTGGCACAACCTGCTGCTCCTGGTGTTCGTCCCGGTGATCACCATCCTGCTCGCCCTGTTCTTCGCCTTCATGCTGAACGCCGGCGGGCGCAGCGGAGCCGGCGGAGTCCAGGGCGTGCGGGGCTCCGGCTTCTACAAGATCGTCTACTTCTTCCCGCAGGTCCTCTCCCTCGCCATCCTCGCGGTCCTCTTCGGCGCCGTGTACCGCAGCGACGAGGGCGGCCTGCTCAACGGGTTCCTCATCCGACTGGGCCTGGTCGACCGGATGCAGCCGATCGAATGGCTGAACGAGCCCGACCTGGTCCTGTGGTGCCTGCTGCTGGTGGTCGTCTGGCACGGGGTGGGCTTCTACCTCGTCCTCTTCTCGGCCGCCATGCAGTCGGTTCCCAAGGACATCTACGAGGCCGCGCTGCTCGACGGAGCCGGACGCGCCCAGACCTTCTTCAGGGTCACCCTGCCCCTGCTGTGGGACTCCGTGCAGACCTCCGCGGTCTACCTCGGCATCGCCGCGATGGACATGTTCGTCCTGGTGTCGACCATGACCTCGGGCCAGTTCGGCGGCGGGCCCGACCACCACAGCGAGGTCATGGCGACGGTGCTGATGCGCAACTTCCTGTACTTCGGCAAGAGCGGCTACGCCTGCGCCATGGGCGTGGTGCTGCTCGTCCTCACCATGGTCCTGTCCGTCATCACGCTGCGCGCCACCCGCCGCGAGCGCATCGAGTTCTAG
- a CDS encoding ROK family transcriptional regulator translates to METPGSQSSLHRANLERVVRAVRLAGSLTQAEIARTTGLSAATVSNIVRELKDGGTVEVTPTSAGGRRARSVSLSGDAGIVIGVDFGHTHLRVAVGNLAHQVLAEETEPLDVDASWVDGFDRAEHLVGRLIEDVGTVREKVIGVGLGVPGPIDVEAGTLGSTAILPGWAGINPREELSRRLGVPVYVDNDANLGALGELVWGSGRGVKDLAYIKVASGVGAGLVINGQIYRGPGGTAGEIGHITLDESGPVCRCGNRGCLETFAAARYVLPLLQGSHGPELTMERVVELAREGDPGCRRVITDVGRHVGSGVASLCNLLNPSRVVLGGSLADAGELVLAPIRESVGRYAIPSAARQLSVLTGSLGARAEVLGALALVLSEMGDSTLLLGRGGGMQAPQVLSSVR, encoded by the coding sequence GTGGAGACTCCGGGTTCGCAGTCGTCCTTGCACCGCGCGAATCTCGAGCGGGTGGTGCGTGCCGTCCGGCTCGCCGGTTCGCTGACCCAGGCGGAGATCGCCCGTACCACCGGACTGTCGGCGGCCACGGTCTCCAATATCGTCCGGGAGCTGAAGGACGGCGGGACCGTGGAGGTCACGCCGACCTCGGCCGGCGGCCGGCGGGCCCGCAGCGTCTCGCTCAGCGGAGACGCGGGCATCGTGATCGGCGTCGACTTCGGCCACACCCACCTCCGGGTGGCGGTCGGCAACCTCGCGCACCAGGTGCTGGCCGAGGAGACCGAGCCACTGGACGTGGACGCCTCCTGGGTGGACGGGTTCGACCGGGCGGAGCACCTGGTCGGACGGCTGATCGAGGACGTCGGCACGGTCCGGGAGAAGGTGATCGGGGTAGGCCTCGGCGTGCCCGGCCCGATCGACGTGGAAGCCGGGACCCTCGGCTCCACCGCCATCCTGCCGGGCTGGGCCGGCATCAACCCCCGGGAGGAGCTCTCCCGGCGCCTGGGCGTGCCGGTGTACGTCGACAACGACGCCAACCTCGGCGCGCTCGGCGAGCTGGTCTGGGGGAGCGGCCGGGGGGTCAAGGACCTCGCGTACATCAAGGTGGCCAGCGGTGTCGGCGCCGGGCTGGTGATAAACGGGCAGATCTACCGGGGGCCGGGCGGCACCGCGGGCGAGATCGGGCACATCACCCTGGACGAGTCCGGGCCGGTCTGCCGCTGCGGCAACCGGGGCTGCCTGGAGACCTTCGCCGCCGCCCGCTACGTCCTGCCGCTGCTCCAGGGCAGCCACGGGCCCGAACTCACCATGGAGCGCGTGGTCGAGCTGGCCCGGGAGGGCGATCCGGGCTGCCGCCGGGTGATCACGGACGTGGGCCGCCATGTGGGCAGCGGGGTGGCCAGTCTGTGCAACCTGCTCAACCCCAGCCGGGTGGTCCTGGGCGGATCGCTTGCGGATGCCGGTGAACTGGTGCTGGCTCCCATCCGTGAATCAGTGGGGAGGTACGCGATTCCCAGCGCCGCCCGGCAGTTGTCGGTGCTGACGGGATCGCTGGGCGCACGGGCCGAAGTCCTCGGCGCGTTGGCCCTCGTACTGAGCGAGATGGGCGATTCGACGCTTTTGCTGGGCAGGGGCGGCGGGATGCAGGCTCCCCAGGTCTTGTCTTCAGTTAGATAA